The Methanomassiliicoccales archaeon genome includes a window with the following:
- a CDS encoding ATP-binding protein, with translation MPVDLSGPLLSEFEKTKKEFDNAVSKGDMETAKKKALKCASLLRQLAKQVPYNAEFYLKKAKKWEKVAKDIESGNFGKKAVISAEGKRTKEEGSEEDEFKEYVKGLIARSNVTWGDIGGLEEVKVLMMETVVISALQRPQAIQPWKGILLFGPPGTGKTLLASAAAGSLNATFFNVKASNVLSKYFGESSKIISALYEVAREKAPSIVFLDEIDALTTKRSNDTSEASRRMLSTLLTELDGFQDKGGDLLVLTLAATNTPWDLDEAVLSRFPRRIYVPLPDEKATKEIIKINTRGLDISRLDLDAIAEESVRRFYSGRDIRNLCQQAIWNMIREENKDLHRLASLPFEELRKRSLRTRPLEMRDFEEAFKKIKSPLTKKDIERYEKWAEEFGG, from the coding sequence ATGCCCGTAGATTTGTCCGGTCCGCTGTTGAGTGAATTTGAAAAAACAAAGAAAGAATTCGACAATGCCGTTTCCAAGGGGGATATGGAGACCGCAAAGAAAAAGGCCTTGAAATGTGCCAGCTTATTAAGACAGCTTGCAAAACAAGTCCCATATAATGCCGAATTTTACTTGAAAAAGGCAAAAAAGTGGGAGAAAGTTGCCAAAGATATTGAGAGTGGAAACTTCGGCAAGAAAGCCGTTATCAGTGCCGAAGGTAAGAGGACTAAGGAAGAAGGTTCCGAGGAGGACGAGTTTAAAGAATACGTTAAAGGGCTGATAGCTAGATCAAACGTCACTTGGGGAGACATAGGAGGGCTAGAAGAGGTAAAGGTCTTGATGATGGAGACTGTGGTTATTTCAGCTTTGCAGAGACCCCAAGCTATTCAACCGTGGAAGGGGATACTCCTCTTTGGGCCGCCAGGGACGGGTAAGACCCTCCTCGCTTCAGCAGCAGCAGGAAGTTTAAACGCCACATTCTTCAACGTTAAGGCTTCAAACGTCCTGAGCAAGTACTTCGGCGAGTCGAGCAAGATAATTTCCGCCCTCTACGAGGTTGCCCGCGAGAAAGCTCCGAGCATAGTGTTTCTCGACGAGATTGATGCTTTAACTACCAAACGTTCAAACGATACCAGCGAGGCCTCTAGGAGGATGCTCTCTACACTGCTTACAGAGCTTGATGGGTTCCAAGACAAGGGAGGTGATTTGCTAGTTCTAACGCTAGCTGCCACAAACACTCCATGGGATCTTGATGAGGCAGTTCTCTCGCGCTTCCCGCGCAGGATTTACGTACCTTTGCCAGATGAGAAGGCCACGAAGGAAATCATTAAGATTAACACCCGTGGATTGGACATTTCAAGGCTTGACTTGGATGCCATAGCTGAGGAAAGCGTGAGGAGGTTTTATTCTGGAAGGGACATAAGAAATCTCTGCCAGCAGGCCATATGGAACATGATAAGGGAGGAGAACAAGGACTTGCACAGGCTCGCTTCCCTGCCCTTCGAGGAGCTGAGGAAGCGCTCTTTGAGGACGAGGCCGCTTGAGATGAGGGACTTTGAGGAGGCGTTTAAGAAGATCAAGAGCCCGCTGACGAAGAAGGATATCGAGCGCTATGAGAAGTGGGCGGAGGAGTTCGGGGGGTAG